A genomic segment from Pseudomonas sp. S09G 359 encodes:
- a CDS encoding DUF2493 domain-containing protein, which translates to MRVLICAGRHYADSKKSRHVLDAYHRLRPVQVLIHGGNQFLGSDIEEWAREMDIDVVRYPPNWQRHGKQAERQRNHFMLTDSRPDVVIALPGGDDTCELVCQAKANGIAVLTVES; encoded by the coding sequence ATGCGCGTCTTGATCTGTGCAGGTCGTCATTACGCCGACAGCAAAAAGTCCCGCCACGTGCTGGACGCTTACCATCGCCTGCGCCCGGTGCAGGTACTGATCCACGGCGGCAACCAGTTCCTCGGCAGCGACATCGAGGAATGGGCGCGGGAAATGGACATCGACGTGGTGCGTTACCCACCCAATTGGCAACGCCACGGCAAGCAGGCGGAACGCCAGCGCAACCATTTCATGCTGACCGACAGCCGCCCGGATGTGGTCATCGCCCTGCCTGGCGGTGACGACACCTGCGAGCTGGTCTGCCAGGCCAAAGCCAACGGCATTGCGGTGCTCACGGTAGAAAGCTGA
- a CDS encoding tellurite resistance TerB family protein, whose translation MNTSDLLEQMLRAGQAGGASSGGGLGGVLGGLLKGGNASAGGGLGGLLGGLGGMLGGAATRPTQGRSGGMNYAALASLGMMAYQAYQAWQSQQAATPQQAFQTADQLDGPEAEAHSHAVLRALIAAAKADGRIDAKEQQMISTELGKHTDDPQLQAWLDAEVAKPLDAADFAEFAADPALAAEVYLASVMLVDDQQDAERNYLDDLAGQLHIDPQLQLHLEQQVHQTV comes from the coding sequence ATGAACACCAGCGATCTACTCGAACAAATGCTGCGCGCCGGGCAGGCTGGCGGCGCGTCCTCAGGCGGCGGCCTGGGTGGCGTGCTCGGCGGTTTATTGAAGGGCGGCAATGCCTCGGCTGGGGGTGGCCTGGGCGGATTGTTGGGTGGCCTCGGCGGCATGTTGGGTGGGGCCGCCACGCGGCCGACACAAGGGCGGTCCGGCGGGATGAACTATGCAGCGTTGGCATCCCTGGGGATGATGGCCTACCAGGCGTATCAGGCCTGGCAAAGCCAGCAGGCCGCCACCCCGCAACAGGCCTTCCAGACCGCCGACCAACTGGATGGCCCCGAAGCCGAGGCCCATAGCCACGCAGTGTTGCGCGCGCTGATCGCCGCCGCCAAGGCCGATGGCCGGATCGACGCAAAAGAGCAGCAGATGATCTCCACCGAACTGGGTAAGCACACGGATGACCCGCAGCTGCAAGCCTGGCTCGACGCCGAAGTCGCCAAGCCGCTGGATGCCGCGGATTTTGCCGAGTTCGCCGCCGACCCGGCGCTGGCGGCCGAGGTGTACCTGGCCAGCGTGATGCTGGTCGACGACCAGCAGGACGCCGAGCGCAATTACCTGGATGACCTGGCGGGGCAGCTGCACATCGACCCGCAGTTGCAGCTGCACCTGGAGCAACAGGTCCATCAAACGGTGTAG
- a CDS encoding DinB family protein, whose translation MNRIEQIALMASYNQWMNRKVYDAAGKLSHAERVEDRRAFFGSILGTLNHLALGDTVWLKRFALHPAGFTALAPLHAIATPADLKQLAFNDLRELATQRAWLDQLILDWSQTLQEADLDHHLQYHNMRGMAAEKNFYSLLVHFFNHQTHHRGQVTTLLSQAGQDVGDTDLLALID comes from the coding sequence GTGAACCGTATCGAACAGATCGCGCTGATGGCGAGCTACAACCAGTGGATGAACCGCAAGGTCTATGACGCGGCCGGCAAACTGAGCCACGCCGAACGGGTCGAGGACCGCCGGGCGTTTTTCGGCTCGATCCTCGGCACGCTGAACCACTTGGCCTTGGGCGATACGGTCTGGCTCAAACGCTTTGCCCTGCACCCGGCAGGCTTTACCGCGCTCGCCCCCTTACACGCCATCGCCACACCGGCGGACTTGAAACAACTGGCCTTCAACGACCTGCGCGAGCTCGCCACCCAGCGCGCCTGGCTCGATCAACTAATTCTCGACTGGAGCCAGACCCTGCAGGAAGCGGACCTGGACCATCACCTGCAGTACCACAACATGCGCGGCATGGCCGCCGAGAAAAACTTCTACAGCCTGCTGGTGCATTTTTTCAACCATCAGACTCATCATCGGGGCCAGGTCACCACCCTGCTCAGCCAGGCCGGGCAGGATGTGGGCGACACTGACCTGCTGGCACTGATCGACTGA
- a CDS encoding HAD-IA family hydrolase, producing MSAPRINAVIFDMDGLLLDTEGIYTQVTQLISDRYGGRTFDWQFKQNTIGLGAYDLASYIVQVLELPISPEDFLEQRTPLMNQRFPHAAAMAGAEALVRYLSAKGVPIAVGTSSSRHYFDLKISQHPWFGLFDAIVTADDPQVGAAKPAPDIFLVAAQRLGVDPAQCLVFEDSPFGVTAAKAAGMYAVAIPDPAMPDEKFLHADRRLRSLEAFEPQQWGLP from the coding sequence ATGAGTGCACCCCGAATCAACGCCGTGATCTTCGACATGGATGGCTTGTTGCTCGATACCGAGGGCATCTACACCCAGGTGACCCAGCTGATTTCCGACCGCTACGGTGGCCGTACGTTTGACTGGCAGTTCAAGCAGAACACCATTGGGCTTGGGGCTTACGACCTGGCAAGTTATATCGTGCAGGTGCTGGAGCTGCCGATCAGCCCGGAGGATTTCCTTGAGCAGCGCACGCCGCTGATGAACCAGCGCTTTCCCCACGCCGCCGCCATGGCCGGGGCCGAGGCGCTGGTGCGGTATTTGTCGGCCAAGGGCGTGCCGATTGCGGTGGGCACCAGTTCTTCACGGCATTACTTCGACTTGAAGATCAGCCAGCACCCATGGTTTGGGTTGTTTGATGCGATCGTCACCGCGGATGACCCGCAAGTGGGCGCTGCCAAGCCTGCACCGGATATTTTCCTGGTGGCCGCACAGCGCCTGGGCGTCGACCCGGCGCAGTGCCTGGTGTTTGAAGACTCGCCGTTCGGCGTTACGGCGGCGAAAGCGGCGGGCATGTACGCGGTGGCCATTCCCGATCCGGCGATGCCAGATGAGAAGTTCCTGCATGCAGACCGCCGTTTACGCAGCCTTGAAGCGTTTGAACCACAACAGTGGGGCTTGCCGTGA
- a CDS encoding ABC transporter permease, producing the protein MTIASNPTPVFDKPVALAPSRRSAVLDWVMRYNFVFIFLFAVAVATFLSDDFLTFGNIANLFQQGAIVGIVAIGMTFVILTANIDLSVGSLCAFGGILVAVLLQQQVSGWLAVPATLLVGLGIGTLMGSLTVFGKVPSFIITLAGLVSLRGATFLASDGAPIGGLPASFTGFGSSMIEILPSAGIAFPVLGLIFIAITAIAWLVLRYTVFGEYVLATGGNLEAARLSGVPVRAVTIAVFAICGGLAAFAGLLMTSRLHVGQPTAAQGLELDAIAAVVLGGTSLFGGRGSVVGTAVAVMLLQVLRNIFNLLGLGSFYQMAITGVIIVLAILLNRLIDHYAGRT; encoded by the coding sequence ATGACTATTGCCAGCAACCCGACACCCGTTTTTGACAAACCCGTGGCCCTCGCGCCCAGCCGCCGCAGCGCCGTGCTGGACTGGGTGATGCGCTACAACTTTGTGTTCATCTTTCTGTTCGCGGTCGCGGTGGCGACGTTCCTGTCCGATGACTTCCTGACCTTCGGCAATATCGCCAACCTGTTCCAGCAAGGCGCGATTGTGGGGATCGTGGCCATTGGCATGACCTTTGTGATTCTGACCGCCAATATCGATTTGTCCGTCGGCAGCCTGTGCGCCTTCGGCGGCATTCTGGTAGCGGTGCTGTTGCAGCAGCAGGTCAGCGGCTGGCTGGCGGTGCCGGCGACCTTGCTGGTGGGGCTGGGGATTGGCACGCTGATGGGCAGCCTGACGGTATTCGGCAAAGTGCCGAGCTTTATCATCACCCTGGCCGGCCTGGTGTCGTTGCGCGGTGCAACGTTCCTGGCCTCCGACGGCGCGCCCATTGGCGGGCTGCCGGCGAGTTTCACCGGGTTCGGTTCGTCGATGATCGAGATCCTGCCGAGCGCCGGCATTGCGTTCCCGGTGCTGGGGCTGATCTTTATCGCGATCACCGCGATAGCCTGGCTGGTGCTGCGCTATACGGTGTTTGGCGAGTACGTGCTTGCCACCGGCGGTAATCTGGAGGCGGCGCGGCTGTCCGGGGTGCCGGTGCGCGCAGTGACCATTGCGGTGTTTGCCATTTGTGGTGGATTGGCGGCGTTTGCTGGCTTACTGATGACCTCGCGCCTGCATGTCGGCCAGCCTACTGCGGCCCAGGGGCTGGAACTGGACGCCATCGCCGCGGTGGTGCTGGGCGGCACCAGCCTGTTCGGCGGGCGCGGCAGCGTGGTGGGCACGGCGGTGGCGGTGATGTTGCTGCAGGTGTTGCGCAATATCTTCAATTTGTTGGGCTTGGGTTCGTTTTATCAGATGGCGATCACCGGCGTGATCATTGTGCTGGCTATCCTGCTCAACCGTCTGATTGACCATTACGCTGGCCGAACCTGA
- a CDS encoding sugar ABC transporter ATP-binding protein, giving the protein MNELALEIRHVSKRFPPNVVALTDASLEVRPGEVHCLLGANGAGKSTLLKIVAGAHRPDGGEMLIAGHKVDLKNPQQARQAGIAMIYQELDLIPQMTVEENLMLGYAPRRFGMIDRGKRSALAKAALLRVGANFASTDRVGSLSIANQQLAAIARALTCEAKVVVMDEPSAALNETELKQVFRVIREITAAGVAVLYVSHRLNEIREIGDRVTVLRAGCTLQTYALAQIDDQALIAAVVGEHRDLLERSPRQPPRDALALNIRRLRGAEGLDVRELQVRQGEIVGLAGLNGAGRSSLLKALFGVGRNDSDVELFGEPYRPLTSRQAIRQGVGLVPENRKTEGLLLDAPIYRNACLVHARHLRWFSHRQAKDRAGPVLQRLQTKLDNLEQPVRQLSGGNQQKVVMAKWVIDGARLLLLDEPSRGLDVGAKADLYALARSLAQDGAAVLVASSELDELYVNCDRIWVMHEGRNAVCFDPLSASRDQIDQAILIGRRV; this is encoded by the coding sequence ATGAATGAGTTGGCCCTGGAAATCCGTCATGTCAGCAAGCGCTTTCCGCCGAATGTGGTCGCCTTGACTGACGCCTCCCTGGAGGTGCGCCCCGGTGAAGTGCACTGCCTGCTCGGCGCGAATGGCGCCGGCAAGAGCACGTTGTTGAAGATTGTCGCCGGTGCCCACCGGCCGGATGGCGGCGAGATGTTGATCGCCGGCCACAAGGTGGATCTGAAGAATCCGCAGCAGGCGCGTCAGGCCGGGATCGCGATGATCTACCAGGAGCTGGACCTGATCCCCCAAATGACCGTCGAAGAAAACCTGATGCTCGGTTACGCGCCACGGCGCTTTGGCATGATCGACCGTGGCAAGCGCAGCGCGTTGGCCAAGGCGGCGTTGCTGCGGGTGGGGGCAAATTTTGCCAGCACCGACCGCGTGGGCAGCTTGTCGATTGCCAACCAGCAACTGGCGGCCATCGCCCGGGCGCTGACCTGCGAGGCCAAGGTGGTGGTGATGGACGAGCCCTCTGCCGCGTTGAATGAAACCGAGCTCAAGCAAGTGTTTCGGGTGATCCGCGAGATCACTGCCGCCGGGGTGGCGGTGCTGTATGTGAGCCATCGCCTGAATGAAATCCGCGAGATCGGCGACCGCGTCACGGTGCTGCGCGCCGGGTGCACCTTGCAGACCTACGCGTTGGCGCAGATCGATGACCAGGCGCTGATTGCCGCAGTGGTCGGCGAGCATCGCGACCTGTTGGAACGCAGCCCGCGCCAACCGCCGCGCGACGCACTGGCGCTGAACATTCGGCGTTTGCGGGGCGCCGAGGGCCTGGACGTGCGTGAGTTGCAGGTGCGCCAGGGCGAGATTGTCGGCCTGGCCGGGCTCAACGGCGCCGGGCGCAGCAGCTTGCTCAAGGCGTTGTTTGGCGTCGGGCGCAATGACAGCGACGTCGAACTGTTCGGCGAACCTTACCGCCCGCTGACCTCACGCCAGGCAATCCGCCAAGGCGTCGGCCTGGTCCCGGAAAACCGCAAGACCGAAGGCCTGCTGCTGGACGCGCCGATTTACCGCAATGCCTGCCTGGTGCATGCGCGGCATCTGCGCTGGTTTTCCCACCGCCAGGCCAAGGACCGCGCGGGCCCGGTGCTGCAACGCCTGCAAACCAAGCTCGACAACCTCGAGCAGCCGGTGCGGCAACTGTCCGGCGGCAACCAGCAAAAGGTGGTCATGGCCAAGTGGGTGATCGATGGCGCGCGGCTGTTACTGCTCGATGAGCCGAGCCGTGGCCTCGACGTAGGCGCCAAGGCCGACCTGTACGCCTTGGCCCGCAGCCTGGCGCAGGACGGCGCGGCGGTGCTGGTGGCCAGCAGTGAGCTGGATGAGTTGTACGTCAATTGTGACCGCATCTGGGTCATGCACGAGGGCCGCAATGCGGTGTGTTTCGACCCGTTGAGCGCCAGTCGCGACCAGATCGACCAGGCCATCCTTATTGGTAGAAGAGTGTAA
- a CDS encoding sugar-binding transcriptional regulator, translating to MSAESLSPKLTADSQRDDLMVQVAKLYYDLEKTQSEISQETGLTRWQVSRLLREARDCGVVRIDIVAHSARVPALEVALQKRFGLREALVLEVEDEDALNVVTQAAARYLCNLQPMPALIGVSWGRTLTKMAQWLTPRWNEGVNVVLLNGAINTRSMGEPSHNVAERFAQAARGQATLLPVPAILGHAHTREALEQDPVIAQVMQLGEQAPVACFSLGELSDHSVLLESGYIDRPLLQELERLGAVGDIMGRFIGMDGQPVLPELDARTLGLRLSALREKAWSIAVCVGAHKHRIVHASINAGYVNVLATDAATARYLLEQDHE from the coding sequence ATGAGTGCCGAATCGCTGTCGCCGAAACTGACCGCAGACTCCCAACGCGATGACCTGATGGTGCAGGTGGCCAAGCTGTACTACGACCTGGAAAAGACCCAGAGCGAAATCTCCCAGGAAACCGGCCTGACCCGCTGGCAAGTCAGCCGTTTGCTCCGCGAGGCCCGTGATTGTGGGGTGGTGCGCATCGACATCGTCGCTCATTCGGCCCGCGTGCCAGCACTGGAGGTGGCCCTGCAAAAGCGCTTCGGCCTGCGCGAGGCGTTGGTACTGGAGGTGGAAGATGAGGACGCGCTGAACGTGGTCACTCAAGCTGCCGCGCGCTACCTGTGCAACCTGCAGCCGATGCCCGCGCTGATCGGCGTGTCCTGGGGCCGCACCCTGACCAAAATGGCCCAGTGGCTCACGCCGCGCTGGAACGAAGGCGTCAACGTGGTGTTGCTTAACGGCGCGATCAATACGCGCTCGATGGGTGAACCCAGCCATAACGTCGCCGAACGGTTTGCCCAGGCGGCGCGCGGCCAAGCCACGCTGCTGCCGGTGCCGGCGATTCTCGGCCACGCCCATACTCGCGAGGCGCTGGAGCAAGACCCGGTGATCGCCCAGGTGATGCAATTGGGTGAGCAGGCGCCGGTGGCCTGTTTCAGCCTCGGTGAGCTGAGCGACCACTCGGTGCTGCTGGAGTCTGGCTACATCGACCGCCCGCTGCTTCAGGAGTTGGAGCGCCTGGGGGCCGTCGGCGACATCATGGGCCGCTTTATCGGTATGGACGGCCAGCCGGTATTGCCCGAGCTGGATGCGCGCACCTTGGGCCTGCGTTTGTCGGCCCTGCGCGAAAAGGCCTGGTCGATTGCCGTGTGCGTCGGCGCCCACAAGCACCGCATCGTGCACGCCAGTATCAACGCGGGTTACGTCAATGTGCTCGCCACCGACGCCGCGACCGCGCGCTATTTGCTGGAGCAGGATCATGAATGA
- a CDS encoding ribulokinase, translating to MTLLLGLDFGTGGVRAGLYDLHSHKLVQVAEAPYATQYPQLGWAEQAPADWWTALGKACRQLMAQAGHPQVAAVCVATTASTVVAAQADGQPLAPALLWMDCRAAVESARTAQVSHPMMNQGGDAVEWLVPKAMWLAEHQPEVYRRAARICEAVDWINFQLTGRWVASQLNASCKWNYDTLQQRFPVELYAELGIPELAQKLPPEVIKVGGRIGPLTADAANHLGLGRDTLVAQGGIDAHMAMLSAGTTGAGELLFIGGTSVVQLMHTPKRIDVPGIWGPYPGALLDGQWLMEGGQVSAGSILNWLAQKMFGLDDAGHQQLIRQAAKLQPGSTGLLVLDYWMGNRTPYRSPDMRGAIMGLSLNHDRHDLYRASVEAIALGSANIFHTWRSEGIEITRVVAAGGFQKNPLWLQATVDATGVPFEMVPHDNLTLIGTAAAAACALGEFSDLQQAATAFTTVGRLIEPDPYAHEQYIELLGRYRAATDSVAPISCKPPANRVLGVRPAA from the coding sequence ATGACCTTGTTGTTGGGACTGGATTTCGGAACAGGTGGCGTGCGGGCCGGTTTATACGACTTGCACAGCCACAAACTGGTGCAGGTGGCCGAGGCCCCCTACGCCACGCAATATCCGCAATTGGGCTGGGCCGAGCAGGCGCCCGCCGACTGGTGGACGGCGCTGGGCAAGGCCTGCCGGCAACTGATGGCCCAGGCTGGGCACCCGCAGGTGGCGGCGGTGTGTGTCGCGACCACGGCCTCAACGGTGGTCGCGGCTCAGGCGGATGGCCAGCCCCTGGCGCCTGCGCTGTTATGGATGGATTGCCGCGCCGCCGTGGAGTCGGCGCGCACCGCCCAGGTCAGCCACCCGATGATGAACCAGGGCGGTGATGCAGTGGAATGGCTGGTGCCCAAGGCGATGTGGCTGGCCGAGCATCAGCCCGAGGTGTATCGGCGTGCGGCGCGTATCTGCGAAGCCGTGGACTGGATCAACTTTCAACTGACTGGCCGCTGGGTTGCGTCCCAGCTCAATGCCAGTTGCAAGTGGAACTACGACACCCTGCAACAGCGCTTTCCCGTGGAGCTGTACGCCGAACTGGGGATCCCGGAACTGGCGCAAAAACTGCCGCCGGAGGTGATCAAAGTCGGCGGGCGTATCGGCCCATTGACCGCTGACGCGGCCAACCACCTGGGCCTGGGCCGTGACACTCTGGTCGCCCAGGGCGGCATCGATGCGCATATGGCGATGCTCAGTGCCGGCACCACCGGCGCTGGCGAGCTGTTGTTTATCGGCGGGACCTCGGTGGTGCAACTGATGCACACCCCCAAGCGCATCGACGTGCCCGGCATCTGGGGGCCGTACCCCGGCGCCTTGCTCGACGGCCAATGGCTGATGGAGGGCGGGCAGGTCTCGGCTGGCTCGATCCTGAATTGGCTGGCGCAGAAAATGTTCGGGCTCGACGATGCCGGCCACCAGCAGCTGATTCGCCAGGCCGCCAAGCTGCAACCGGGTTCTACCGGCTTGCTGGTGCTGGATTACTGGATGGGCAACCGTACGCCGTATCGCTCGCCGGATATGCGCGGGGCGATCATGGGCCTGTCGCTCAATCATGATCGGCACGACCTGTACCGCGCTTCGGTGGAAGCGATTGCCCTGGGCTCGGCGAACATTTTTCACACCTGGCGCTCCGAAGGCATTGAGATCACCCGCGTGGTCGCCGCCGGCGGCTTCCAGAAAAACCCGTTGTGGCTGCAAGCCACGGTCGACGCCACGGGTGTGCCGTTCGAGATGGTGCCCCATGACAACCTGACCTTGATCGGCACCGCCGCTGCGGCTGCCTGTGCCCTGGGTGAATTCAGCGATTTGCAGCAGGCCGCCACGGCGTTCACCACTGTCGGCCGCCTGATCGAACCTGACCCCTACGCCCACGAGCAATACATCGAGTTGCTCGGCCGTTATCGCGCGGCCACCGACAGCGTGGCGCCGATCAGTTGCAAACCGCCAGCCAACCGTGTGCTCGGCGTAAGGCCTGCAGCATGA
- a CDS encoding galactitol-1-phosphate 5-dehydrogenase, which yields MKAAVMYKPGDIRVEDVPKPAVKAGHALVRVAACGVCGSDIPRMLSKGAHVMPLICGHEFAGFIEEIGSGVEGYAIGELVTVPPMIPDVTSDQYARGFPSRSEQYDYFGSRRDGAYAEFVNVPLSNLIKVPAGMDPVAASLVDPAAIALHAIWKADFKAGQSGAVVGCGPIGLFVIQWLRIMGAKDIVAIDIAEEKLAMARQAGATHTLLSGAADTDLPRCQLVVEAAGHPSSINQAVQLTKAGGHVVFIGIPTGEVPISTATFSHFLRQEISLHGAWNSFSAPFPGDEWTASIDKLASGELQWQFMITHDLPLAELPSMFQRYADRSEVAAKVIFRP from the coding sequence GTGAAAGCTGCCGTCATGTACAAACCGGGTGATATCCGGGTCGAAGATGTTCCAAAACCTGCCGTCAAGGCTGGCCATGCGCTGGTGCGTGTCGCCGCCTGCGGGGTGTGCGGCTCGGATATACCGCGCATGCTGAGCAAGGGCGCCCACGTGATGCCGCTGATCTGCGGGCATGAATTCGCCGGTTTTATCGAAGAAATCGGCAGTGGCGTCGAAGGCTACGCCATCGGCGAACTGGTGACCGTACCGCCGATGATCCCGGATGTGACCAGCGACCAATACGCCCGTGGCTTTCCATCGCGCTCCGAGCAATACGACTACTTCGGCAGCCGCCGCGACGGCGCCTACGCCGAATTCGTCAACGTGCCCTTGAGCAACCTGATCAAAGTGCCCGCCGGCATGGACCCGGTTGCCGCGTCCCTGGTGGACCCGGCGGCGATTGCCCTGCATGCGATCTGGAAGGCCGACTTCAAGGCCGGGCAGAGCGGGGCGGTGGTGGGCTGCGGGCCGATCGGGCTGTTTGTGATCCAGTGGCTGCGCATCATGGGCGCCAAGGACATCGTCGCCATCGACATCGCCGAAGAAAAACTCGCCATGGCCCGCCAGGCCGGTGCCACGCACACGCTGCTCAGCGGCGCTGCGGATACCGACTTGCCACGCTGCCAACTGGTGGTTGAAGCCGCTGGCCACCCGAGTTCAATCAACCAGGCCGTGCAACTGACCAAGGCCGGCGGGCATGTGGTGTTCATTGGTATTCCGACCGGCGAAGTGCCCATCAGCACCGCCACGTTCTCGCACTTCCTGCGCCAGGAAATCTCCCTGCACGGCGCCTGGAACTCGTTCTCCGCACCGTTCCCGGGGGATGAATGGACTGCCTCCATCGATAAGCTCGCGTCGGGTGAACTGCAATGGCAGTTCATGATCACCCACGACCTGCCGCTGGCTGAGTTACCGTCGATGTTCCAGCGTTACGCCGACCGCAGCGAAGTGGCCGCCAAGGTCATTTTCCGCCCGTGA